In Chiloscyllium punctatum isolate Juve2018m chromosome 52, sChiPun1.3, whole genome shotgun sequence, a single genomic region encodes these proteins:
- the LOC140470828 gene encoding histone H3: MARTKQTARKSTGGKAPRKQLATKAARKSAPATGGVKKPHRYRPGTVALREIRRYQKSTELLIRKLPFQRLVREIAQDFKTDLRFQSSAVMALQEASEAYLVGLFEDTNLCAIHAKRVTIMPKDIQLARRIRGERA, translated from the coding sequence ATGGCCCGAACCAAGCAGACAGCGCGCAAATCCACCGGAGGGAAAGCTCCCCGCAAGCAGTTGGCGACCAAAGCGGCCCGCAAGAGCGCTCCGGCCACGGGCGGAGTGAAGAAGCCTCATCGCTACAGGCCCGGCACGGTGGCTCTGCGGGAGATCCGCCGCTACCAGAAATCCACCGAGCTGCTGATCCGCAAACTGCCCTTCCAGCGGCTGGTGCGAGAGATCGCTCAGGACTTCAAGACCGACCTGCGCTTCCAGAGCTCGGCGGTGATGGCCCTGCAGGAGGCCAGCGAGGCTTACCTGGTGGGACTGTTTGAGGACACCAACCTGTGCGCCATCCACGCCAAGCGGGTCACCATCATGCCCAAAGACATCCAGCTGGCCCGCCGGATCCGCGGGGAGCGCGCCTAA
- the LOC140470836 gene encoding histone H4 yields MSGRGKGGKGLGKGGAKRHRKVLRDNIQGITKPAIRRLARRGGVKRISGLIYEETRGVLKVFLENVIRDAVTYTEHAKRKTVTAMDVVYALKRQGRTLYGFGG; encoded by the coding sequence ATGTCTGGAAGAGGTAAAGGAGGCAAAGGCCTGGGAAAAGGCGGAGCGAAGCGGCATCGCAAAGTGCTCCGTGATAACATCCAGGGCATCACCAAACCAGCCATCCGGCGCCTGGCTCGCCGTGGCGGGGTCAAGCGCATCTCGGGCTTGATCTACGAGGAGACCCGCGGGGTGCTGAAGGTTTTCCTGGAGAATGTGATCAGGGATGCGGTCACCTACACTGAGCACGCCAAGCGCAAGACGGTCACCGCCATGGATGTGGTGTACGCTCTGAAACGCCAGGGCCGCACTCTCTATGGATTCGGCGGCTGA